A single window of bacterium DNA harbors:
- a CDS encoding PilZ domain-containing protein has product MSKAPSVLLLDDGELERVRRLLERAGTDFTHLSGDQIGETIPEPTDLLITTGKRALAMPRSDSLEDPDRKPIWICIHGHDVSSLREELRNLGVHYLVHSALDQNSLNLLIEQVLYKQADRRCAARLPLGVEVTYRIGNELDKGKLAELSLQGCRILTPDRLYKDTELSLYLPRDLSLQRKIGLSGRVSRSAPYEPQPGVEWYSSVIIFEDLEPDAETVLERIFSGELASTRVTPLGSTQGCETLELVDVERRQHPRRLYKRRMALLAAIGVDAPQVLLGCDLSLNGLRIAPNDDLRPGMQIAIALYGDARSEPIIVQAEVRSDYAEKGLGLAFHTMTPQAHDRLEALLVDLPPLEQMTDDPDDRQIVVSEILETHSELPQD; this is encoded by the coding sequence ATGAGCAAAGCTCCCTCAGTGCTACTTCTGGACGATGGTGAACTGGAACGCGTGCGTCGCCTACTAGAGCGCGCCGGCACGGACTTTACCCACCTCTCGGGCGACCAGATCGGCGAAACGATCCCCGAGCCCACCGATCTGCTGATCACGACCGGGAAACGCGCGCTTGCGATGCCTCGCAGCGATTCCCTTGAGGATCCGGATCGCAAGCCCATCTGGATCTGCATCCACGGGCACGACGTGAGTTCATTGCGCGAAGAACTGCGCAACCTCGGCGTACACTACCTGGTGCACAGCGCGCTCGATCAGAACTCGCTGAATCTGTTGATCGAGCAGGTCTTGTACAAGCAGGCCGATCGGCGTTGCGCAGCCCGCCTGCCTCTGGGTGTCGAAGTGACATACCGGATCGGAAACGAACTCGACAAGGGCAAACTGGCCGAACTCTCCCTCCAGGGCTGCCGGATCCTGACGCCCGATCGGCTCTACAAGGACACTGAACTCTCGCTCTATTTGCCGCGAGACCTGTCTCTACAGCGCAAGATCGGCCTCTCGGGTCGCGTTTCCCGAAGTGCTCCCTACGAGCCGCAGCCCGGAGTCGAGTGGTACTCGAGCGTGATCATTTTCGAGGATCTGGAGCCGGACGCGGAAACCGTCCTCGAACGCATTTTCTCGGGTGAACTGGCGAGTACCCGGGTTACACCCCTGGGCTCGACACAAGGCTGCGAAACTCTGGAACTCGTCGATGTCGAGCGACGCCAGCACCCGCGTCGGCTGTACAAGCGCCGCATGGCTCTTCTGGCCGCGATCGGAGTGGATGCACCGCAGGTCCTGCTGGGATGCGACCTCTCGCTCAACGGTTTGCGCATCGCTCCGAACGACGATCTTCGCCCCGGAATGCAGATCGCGATCGCACTGTATGGGGATGCGCGCAGCGAGCCGATCATTGTGCAGGCCGAAGTGCGCAGTGACTACGCGGAGAAAGGTCTGGGCCTGGCGTTCCACACGATGACGCCCCAGGCCCACGATCGACTCGAAGCGCTTCTGGTGGATCTGCCGCCGCTGGAGCAAATGACCGACGATCCCGACGATCGCCAGATCGTGGTCTCAGAGATCCTCGAGACCCACTCGGAACTGCCGCAAGACTAG